A genomic window from Osmerus eperlanus chromosome 5, fOsmEpe2.1, whole genome shotgun sequence includes:
- the tubgcp6 gene encoding gamma-tubulin complex component 6 isoform X2 has translation MDSCSDVSLPSNYNSSSTSITELLGALCDSSLSGVSWKRRALGGISRDAVRRSLRKQAYGALLSKLFLEGPLKRPSSSVSNITSTTPPRNKVLMISFDLRVAGCQDEAERLEDRLDRLAEGPASGLGELNSVLELLVQLAGSAPPPPTSFSRDYMRRERPVLRRPPLGGYQSEELQRLEARAWALVCGEEWGSLGGMCGTLGLMEALPGTGLLALGRRAEVEEKFERETRMSLFGALLHTRTSDLDIRLDLPPVPSNADVTGLAIRVPPYLDQSEDEGFQSASNLTPDSQSEPSPSPELDVWEAIRTFEPGRRRCWECIGCPPGKREAPYLSEGGREAFDQLYRLWEGEMRVVSSATPSPLLPLPLDSQTQLVSDLLNVLIGVASTTFPLNQVCVQFDVRPGVCVSGASPESVSRLLGDLAQYGTHYLRLSRFSLQSAHKKGLVFQAFTGGLRKYLHYYRACVLSTPSTLSLLTFGFLFRKVGRQLRYLSELCCVDGACGVGQATFPVGVKLLSCLYNEAQSNCSNENYLVLLSLLKSSCEPYTRFVSDWVYSGVFRDVYGEFMIQVNEDYLGCRDKHFWVQGYTLISREVEACVPVFLRHIANDVYVCGKTINLLKICCPQHYICGSELPVPRISVTFSLQEVEEIERDCAVYRGRVERIAKHSAISREEQALRTEQARQELINQVRDSAAKTLESIRGRQVSQRLVEEARKRERFEELRQHLEQELEWHSAAKKKEQEDDYSFARELRDREKRLQALEEQLEIRARKELIAQYSHLSEEATRRERRALWRVQRMRLDESRAQFLLQDQLHIEALLKRYPLGQTKPPPESLLPASSAQQEPEPALGSVDPEGSGLPLGTPRPPLKPPSATEDPALTSQDTKLTQLLPRPGDSQQVEQALQEIGSDLPEGPTQPQPQPQTQPQSDVDYDFSTPFSPLGGMLEPDQPPAVAPDQPQNRALWGPMIQPDIPLSHPSDSHIPIGENMSDVLERLPRPSPHGQASQSSFPLGQYTPDVPIAAPHKPGLHGHPSQTSLQLADGTETKMIDSCVSCFLPAAEQELTAVTGTAGSVEKASQGPGNKAGKESEQSQLENQTAGALISPEKRHGSGDLRCQSPPSLSIPITTIPAHVSDTCTTVRENASVADYLHTRSINVSHDRVKEGEGVPEVINSQPSLNAHGRPSDARPRGGEFLSAATPPRPPASVHGQISDAHIQIGEYVSDAVTARPSANVHGHSSDGHIKVGENVSDMVVAHPAPNVHGHASDSHIRVGENVSDVSPLLPSPGVHGHASDAHVKVGEFVFDVETQRPRWSEHGHASDSTLQVGCVMSGSEVATSSLPGSTFGHSSDSTLGAGCVVSGSVPLPSPLPGSQYGHSSDSTLGAGCVMSGSVPLPSPLPGSQYGHSSDSTLGAGCVMSGSAPLPSPLPGSQYGHSSDSTLGAGCVMSGSVPLPSPLPGSQYGHSSDSTLGAGCVMSGSAPLPSPLPGSQYGHSSDSALGAGCVVKDPGRQDTQGPKAWASSEQQLLDEGISSWAASFGRPHGAGAEQDYLLSLASQYEVEPYEDCSNLMMLSPECQLLQQVTRGPWGLPMDPSLRRATDTTPVQLSEMVSLPVLMKHSVTTPLITHVSLVNKAVVDYFFVELGVERHFEALRHFLLMEDGEFAQSLSDLLFEKLASGQTPGELLTPLVLNSILSKALQYSLHGDNALAPNFTFALRFLPETFHPHAPDSLNCLELRYKVDWPLNIIVTDSCMNKYNRLFSFLLQLKHMVWSLRDVWFHLKRTALLKGAGRSVQFRQLQLYRHEMQHFVKVIQGYIANQILQVSWSEFKTKMATVNDLDAIHRTHADYLNRAIFRGLLTEKAAPVMNIIHSIFSLILKFRAQLITQPWASQQGEAVHPSFIAMQQSYNTFKYYSHFLFKVVTKLVNRGYQPHLEDFLLRINFNNYYKDS, from the exons ATGGACTCCTGCTCTGACGTCTCCCTCCCATCTAATTATAAtagcagcagcaccagcatTACCGAACTGCTGGGTGCATTGTGTGATAGCAGTCTTTCGGGGGTGTCATGGAAACGGCGCGCCCTGGGGGGCATCTCCCGAGATGCAGTCCGACGTTCCCTCAGAAAGCAAGCCTACGGGGCACTACTCTCCAAACTCTTCCTGGAAGGACCCCTGAAAAGGCCCTCCTCGTCAGTATCTAATATTACCTCCACCACGCCGCCCAGAAATAAAGTTCTGATGATCTCCTTCGATCTGCGGGTGGCTGGCTGCCAGGACGAagcagagaggctggaggatcgGCTTGACAGGCTGGCAGAGGGACCCGCGTCAGGACTCGGGGAACTCAACTCGGTGTTGGAACTCCTGGTGCAGCTAGCTGGCTCggcacccccacctcccacctccttcaGCAGAGACTACATGCGTAGGGAGAGGCCCGTGCTCCGCAGGCCTCCCCTGGGGGGCTACCAGAGTGAGGAGCTCCAGAGGCTGGAGGCTCGGGCCTGGGCtctggtgtgtggggaggagtgGGGCTCCCTGGGAGGGATGTGTGGGACTCTGGGGCTGATGGAGGCTCTTCCAGGAACGGGCCTGCTGGCTcttgggaggagggcagaggtggaagagaagtttgagagagagaccaggatgtCGCTGTTTGGGGCGCTTCTGCACACCCGTACCTCCGATCTGGACATCAGACTGGACCTGCCGCCTGTGCCCAGCAATGCTGATGTCACAGGGCTGGCCATACGG GTGCCACCTTATTTGGACCAGTCTGAGGACGAGGGTTTCCAGTCGGCCTCAAACCTGACCCCAGACTCCCAGTCGGAacctagccccagccctgaGCTCGATGTCTGGGAGGCCATAAGGACCTTTGAGCCTGGACGACGTCGCTGCTGGGAATGCATCGGCTG CCCCCCGGGTAAGAGGGAGGCCCCCTACCTCTCCGAGGGGGGTCGTGAGGCCTTTGACCAGCTCTACAggctgtgggagggggagatgagggtggTCAGTTCGgccaccccctctccactcctacCTCTACCCTTGGACTCACAGACCCAGCTGGTCAGTGACCTCCTGAACGTTCTGATCGGTGTGGCGTCCACTACCTTCCCTCTCAACCAG gtgtgtgtgcagtttgacGTGCGtccgggagtgtgtgtgtcgggtgcGTCTCCGGAGAGTGTGTCCCGTCTCCTGGGAGATCTAGCGCAGTATGGCACCCACTACCTGAGGCTGAGTCGCTTCTCCCTGCAGAGCGCCCACAAGAAAGGCCTGGTCTTCCAG GCCTTCACAGGCGGACTGAGGAAGTACCTGCATTACTACAGGGCCTGTGTGCTCAGCACACCGTCCACGCTCAGCCTGCTCACCTTTGGGTTCCTGTTCCGCAAAGTGGGCAGACAACTCAG GTACCTCTCAGAGCTGTGTTGTGTGGATGGAGCCTGTGGAGTTGGCCAGGCTACGTTCCCTGTG GGAGTGAAGCTGCTGTCCTGCCTGTACAACGAGGCCCAGAGCAACTGCAGTAATGAGAACTACCTGGTCCTGCTGTCCCTGCTGAAGAGCAGCTGTGAGCCCTACACACG GTTTGTGTCTGACTGGGTATACAgtggtgtgttcagagatgTGTATGGGGAGTTTATGATTCAGGTCAACGAGGACTACCTGGGCTGCAGAG acaagCACTTCTGGGTGCAGGGCTACACCCTCAtctccagggaggtggaggcctgCGTCCCCGTCTTCCTCCGACACATCGCTAACGACGTCTACGTCTGCGGCAAGACCATCAACCTGCTCAAGATCTGCTGTCCCCAG cacTACATCTGCGGGTCGGAGCTGCCCGTGCCTCGTATCTCCGTCACCTTCTCCctgcaggaagtggaggagatcGAGAGGGACTGCGCCGTGTACCGTGGACGCGTGGAGAGGATCGCCAAGCACAGCGCCatcagcagggaggagcag gcccTACGCACAGAGCAGGCACGCCAGGAGCTGATCAATCAAGTCAGAGATTCAGCAGCCAAGACCCTGGAGAGCATCCGTG GGCGACAGGTGTCCCAGCGTCTGGTGGAGGAGGCGAGGAAAAGGGAGCGCTTCGAGGAACTGAGACAGCACCTGGAGCAGGAACTAGAG tgGCACAGCGCAGCCAAGAAGAAGGAACAGGAGGACGACTACAGCTTTGCCCGGGAGCTGAGAGACCGAGAGAAGAGGCTGCAGGCTCTGGAGGAACAGCTGGAGATACGAGCCAG GAAAGAGCTGATTGCTCAGTACAGCCACCTATCGGAGGAGGctaccaggagggagaggcgggcCTTATGGAGGGTGCAGCGAATGAGACTGGACGAGAGCCGGGCCCAGTTCCTACTGCAGGACCAGCTGCACATTGAG gccctgctgaaGAGATATCCTCTGGGACAGACGAAACCTCCTCCTGAATCTCTTCTACCTGCTTCCTCCGCTCAGCAGGAGCCTGAACCAGCACTG GGGTCAGTGGATCCGGAGGGATCTGGGCTCCCCCTGGGGACACCAAGGCCTCCCCTCAAGCCCCCCTCTGCTACTGAAGACCCTGCCCTCACCTCCCAGGACACCAAGCTCACCCAGCTCCTTCCCCGTCCCGGGGACAGCCAGCAGGTGGAGCAGGCACTGCAGGAGATTGGATCTGACCTCCCCGAAGGCCCAACCCAACCCCAACCTCAACCTCAAACCCAACCACAGTCAGATGTAGACTATGACTTCAGCACCCCCTTCAGTCCTCTGGGGGGAATGCTGGAGCCAGACCAGCCCCCAGCCGTGGCTCCTGACCAGCCCCAGAACAGGGCTCTCTGGGGGCCCATGATTCAGCCAGACATCCCACTCTCCCACCCCTCAGACTCCCACATCCCCATAGGGGAAAACATGTCAGATGTCCTGGAGCGTCTCCCCAGGCCCAGTCCCCACGGCCAGGCCTCCCAGTCCAGTTTCCCTCTGGGCCAGTATACCCCCGACGTCCCCATCGCCGCCCCCCACAAGCCTGGCCTTCATGGACACCCCTCCCAGACCTCTCTCCAGCTCGCAGACGGTACTGAGACCAAGATGATAGATAGCTGTGTCTCCTGTTTTCTACCAGCAGCAGAACAGGAATTGACAGCCGTGACTGGGACAGCGGGGAGTGTGGAGAAGGCTAGCCAGGGCCCAGGGAACAAGGCTGGGAAAGAGAGCGAACAGAGTCAGCTGGAGAACCAGACAGCTGGTGCTCTGATCTCCCCAGAAAAGAGGCACGGCAGTGGGGATCTCCGATGCCagtcccccccttccctgtcgATCCCAATCACAACCATCCCCGCTCACGTGTCCGACACTTGTACTACAGTCAGGGAGAATGCATCAGTGGCAGACTACCTCCACACGCGGTCCATCAATGTGTCACATGACCGCGTCAAGGAGGGCGAGGGCGTTCCCGAGGTGATTAACTCTCAGCCATCGCTGAACGCGCACGGCCGCCCGTCTGACGCCCGCCCGAGGGGCGGGGAGTTTTTGTCGGCGGCGACCCCCCCTCGGCCGCCCGCGAGCGTTCACGGTCAGATCTCGGACGCGCACATCCAGATCGGGGAATACGTCTCCGACGCGGTCACGGCTCGGCCGTCCGCCAACGTCCACGGTCACTCGTCCGACGGCCACATCAAAGTGGGGGAGAACGTTTCCGACATGGTGGTCGCCCACCCCGCCCCCAACGTCCACGGCCACGCCTCAGACTCCCACATCAGGGTCGGGGAAAACGTCTCAGACGTGagccccctgctgccctcccccgGCGTTCACGGCCACGCCTCAGACGCTCACGTCAAGGTCGGGGAGTTTGTGTTTGACGTGGAGACCCAGAGGCCGCGCTGGAGCGAGCACGGTCACGCCTCCGACAGTACCCTCCAAGTGGGCTGCGTGATGTCGGGTTCGGAAGTAGCTACGTCATCTTTACCTGGCAGCACATTCGGACACTCCTCAGACTCAACAttaggtgcagggtgtgtggtgTCAGGAAGCGTaccccttccctcacccctaccAGGCAGTCAATATGGCCACTCCTCAGACTCAACAttaggtgcagggtgtgtgatgTCAGGAAGCgtacccctcccctcacccctaccaGGGAGTCAATATGGCCACTCCTCAGACTCAACATTAGGTGCGGGGTGTGTGATGTCAGGAAGCGCACCCCTTCCGTCACCCCTACCAGGAAGTCAATATGGCCACTCCTCAGACTCAACAttaggtgcagggtgtgtgatgTCAGGAAGCgtacccctcccctcacccctaccaGGGAGTCAATATGGCCACTCCTCAGACTCAACAttaggtgcagggtgtgtgatgTCAGGAAGCGCACCCCTTCCGTCACCCCTACCAGGAAGTCAATATGGCCACTCCTCAGACTCCGCTCTTGGTGCAGGCTGTGTGGTGAAGGACCCTGGCAGACAGGACACTCAAG GGCCTAAAGCCTGGGCCTCGAGTGAGCAGCAGCTGCTGGATGAGGGCATCTCCTCCTGGGCAGCGAGCTTCGGCCGGCCCCATGGAGCGGGTGCTGAGCAGGACTACCTGCTATCCCTGGCGTCCCAGTACGAGGTCGAGCCATACGAGGACTGCTCCAACCTCATGA tGTTGTCCCCAGAGTGCCAGCTGCTGCAGCAGGTGACGCGGGGCCCCTGGGGGCTCCCCATGGACCCCTCCCTCCGCAGGGCCACCGACACCACGCCCGTGCAGCTCAGCGAGATGGTGTCTCTGCCCGTCCTCATGAAGCACTCCGTCACCACCCCACTCATCACACA tgtgtcCCTGGTAAACAAGGCCGTGGTGGACTACTTCTTCGTGGAGCTGGGGGTGGAGCGCCACTTTGAGGCCCTCCGGCACTTCCTGCTGATGGAGGACGGGGAGTTCGCCCAGTCTCTCAGCGACCTACTCTTTGAGAAG CTGGCCAGTGGTCAGACTCCAGGAGAGCTGCTGACCCCTCTGGTCCTCAACTCCATCCTGAGCAAGGCCCTCCAGTACAGTCTCCACGGCGACAACGCCCTGGCGCCCAACTTCACCTTCGCCCTGCGCTTCCTGCCCGAGACCTTCCACCCTCACGCCCCCGATTCACTCAACTGTCTGGAGCTTCgctacaag gtggACTGGCCGCTGAACATCATCGTCACCGACAGCTGTATGAACAAGTACAACCGCCTGTTCTCCTTCCTGCTGCAGCTCAAGCACATGGTGTGGAGCCTGCGCGACGTGTGGTTCCACCTCAAGAGAACAG ctctACTGAAGGGTGCGGGCCGCTCGGTGCAGTTCCGCCAGCTGCAGCTGTACAGACACGAGATGCAGCACTTTGTGAAGGTGATCCAGGGCTACATCGCTAACCAGATCCTGCAGGTCTCCTGGAGCGAATTCAAGACCAAGATGGCCACCGTCAACGACCTGGATGCCATCCACCGCACGCACGCAGACTACCTCAACAGAGCCATCTTCAG GGGTTTGCTGACGGAGAAGGCTGCTCCGGTCATGAACATCATCCACAGCATTTTCAGCCTCATCCTCAAGTTCCGGGCCCAGCTCATCACACAGCCCTGGGCCAgccagcagggggaggcagTGCACCCCAGCTTCATAGCCATGCAGCAGTCCTACAACACCTTCAAATACTACTCCCACTTCCTCTTCAAAG TGGTGACTAAACTGGTTAACAGGGGCTACCAGCCTCACCTAGAGGACTTCCTGCTCCGCATCAACTTCAACAACTACTACAAAgactcctga